The following coding sequences lie in one Anolis carolinensis isolate JA03-04 unplaced genomic scaffold, rAnoCar3.1.pri scaffold_11, whole genome shotgun sequence genomic window:
- the fem1b gene encoding protein fem-1 homolog B, with product MESLAGYVYKAASEGRVLTLAALLLNRSESDVRYLLGFVTHQGGQRSTPLIIAARNGHTKVVRLLLEHYHVQTQQTGTVRFDGYVIDGATALWCAAGAGHFEVVKLLVSHGANVNHTTVTNSTPLRAACFDGRLDIVRYLVENHANISIANKYDNTCLMIAAYKGHVDVVRYLLEQNADPNAKAHCGATALHFAAEAGHLEIVRELVKWKSAMMVNGHGMTPLKVAAESCKADVVEMLLAHADCTRKSRIEALELLGASFANDRENYDIMKTYHYLYLAMLERYRDSENIIEKEVLPPIEAYGGRTECRTPQELEVIRQDRDALHMEGLIVRERILGSDNIDVSHPIIYRGAVYADNMQFEQCIKLWLHALHLRQKGNRNTHKDLLRFAQVFSQMIHLNEPVRAKDIESVLRCSVLEIEQGMARVKSSQEAELHTALDNYECNIFTFLYLVCISTKTQCREEEQARINKQIYTLIQLDPRTRDGSSLLHHAVNSGTPVDDFHTNDVCSFPNALVTKLLLDCGASVNAADLEGNTPLHVIVQYNRPISDFLTLHSIIIGLVEAGAHTDMANKQKKTPLDKSTTGVSEILLKTQMKLSLKCLAARAVRAHHISYRNQIPKTLEEFVEFH from the exons ATGGAGAGCCTGGCCGGCTACGTCTACAAGGCGGCCAGTGAGGGGCGGGTGCTGACGCTGGCCGCCTTGCTCCTGAACCGTTCCGAGAGCGATGTCCGCTACCTGCTGGGCTTCGTCACCCACCAAGGCGGGCAGCGCTCCACGCCGCTCATCATCGCCGCCCGCAACGGACACACCAAAGTGGTGCGGCTGCTCCTAGAACACTACCACGTCCAGACCCAGCAGACAGGCACCGTCCGGTTTGATGG CTACGTCATCGACGGTGCCACGGCACTGTGGTGCGCAGCTGGAGCCGGCCACTTTGAAGTCGTGAAGCTCCTGGTGAGCCATGGGGCCAACGTCAACCACACTACAGTGACCAACTCCACTCCGCTGCGGGCCGCCTGCTTTGACGGCAGACTTGACATCGTGAGGTACCTGGTAGAGAACCATGCCAACATCAGCATCGCCAACAAGTATGATAACACTTGCCTTATGATCGCTGCGTACAAGGGGCACGTGGATGTGGTGCGCTACCTCCTGGAGCAGAATGCTGACCCCAACGCCAAAGCTCACTGTGGCGCCACGGCCTTACATTTTGCTGCCGAGGCAGGCCACTTGGAGATCGTCCGCGAACTGGTGAAGTGGAAGTCCGCCATGATGGTGAATGGCCACGGCATGACGCCCTTGAAAGTGGCTGCTGAGAGCTGCAAGGCGGACGTGGTGGAGATGCTGCTGGCTCATGCCGACTGTACCCGCAAGAGCCGGATCGAAGCTTTGGAGCTGCTGGGCGCCTCGTTCGCCAACGACAGAGAGAACTACGACATAATGAAAACCTACCACTATTTATATTTAGCCATGCTGGAGCGATACAGGGACAGCGAGAACATTATTGAGAAGGAGGTCCTGCCTCCGATAGAAGCCTATGGTGGCAGGACCGAGTGCCGGACTCCTCAGGAGCTGGAGGTCATTCGGCAGGACAGAGACGCCCTCCACATGGAGGGCCTCATTGTCCGGGAGCGGATTCTGGGCTCCGACAACATTGACGTCTCGCACCCCATCATCTACCGCGGCGCCGTGTACGCGGACAACATGCAGTTTGAGCAGTGCATCAAGCTCTGGCTCCACGCCTTGCATCTCCGGCAGAAGGGCAACAGGAACACTCACAAGGACCTCCTCCGGTTCGCTCAGGTCTTCTCTCAGATGATCCACTTGAATGAGCCGGTGAGGGCCAAGGACATCGAGAGCGTCTTGAGGTGCAGCGTCTTGGAGATCGAGCAGGGCATGGCCCGGGTTAAAAGCTCCCAAGAGGCCGAGCTCCACACCGCCCTGGACAACTACGAGTGCAACATCTTCACCTTCTTGTACTTGGTGTGCATCTCCACCAAGACGCAGTGCCGGGAGGAGGAGCAAGCACGGATCAACAAGCAGATTTATACTTTGATCCAGCTGGACCCCCGGACGCGAGACGGGTCCAGCTTGCTCCACCACGCGGTCAACTCCGGTACGCCGGTGGACGACTTCCACACCAACGATGTCTGCAGCTTCCCCAACGCGCTGGTCACCAAGCTGCTCCTGGACTGTGGGGCCAGCGTCAACGCAGCAGACCTCGAAGGCAACACGCCGCTCCACGTCATCGTCCAGTACAACCGGCCCATCAGTGACTTCTTGACTTTGCACTCCATCATTATCGGCCTGGTGGAGGCCGGGGCGCACACGGACATGGCCAACAAGCAGAAGAAGACGCCGCTGGACAAGAGCACCACCGGCGTCTCCGAAATCCTCCTGAAAACTCAAATGAAGCTGAGTCTGAAGTGCCTGGCCGCCCGAGCCGTGCGGGCCCATCATATCAGCTATCGCAACCAGATCCCCAAGACACTGGAAGAGTTTGTAGAGTTTCACTAG